Proteins from a genomic interval of Halomonas alkaliantarctica:
- a CDS encoding HlyD family secretion protein — MTPDQTFARWVKVALAAFVLLFIYFLVADSFMPMTPEARVMRPVTRIAPELSGPVSEVLVSDHQHVAKGDVLFRIDPAPFRLAVEQAQLNREQAERENAQLEAELTSAQAELASAEATAAERQGELHRAETLVAQQSVSRQQYEQQVAAERTAQAGVAAARAKIVSLEVQLGDAGETNLRLRQADNALSQAQLDLAHTQVRAAQAGRVANLQLGVGDFVQAGQPAVAVVADGIDIIADFREKSLRHVAPSDAAQVVFDAWPGQVFDAQVLAMEAGVLEGQLAANGQLADISTTDRWVRDAQRMRVHLALTQPIVNLLPSGARATVQLQPGDTALAKPFVWLQAHLISWLHYVY; from the coding sequence ATGACCCCTGATCAAACATTTGCCCGCTGGGTGAAGGTAGCCCTTGCTGCCTTTGTACTGCTTTTTATCTATTTTTTGGTAGCCGATAGCTTTATGCCCATGACGCCGGAGGCGAGGGTGATGCGGCCGGTAACACGTATAGCGCCAGAGCTCAGTGGCCCAGTAAGCGAGGTGTTGGTGAGTGATCACCAGCATGTAGCCAAAGGTGATGTGCTGTTTCGGATCGACCCGGCTCCGTTTCGCTTAGCCGTTGAACAGGCTCAGCTTAATCGCGAGCAGGCCGAACGGGAGAATGCCCAGTTGGAAGCAGAGCTAACCTCTGCCCAAGCGGAGCTGGCCTCCGCTGAGGCCACGGCCGCCGAGCGGCAGGGTGAACTTCATCGCGCCGAAACCCTAGTGGCGCAGCAGAGTGTATCCCGCCAACAGTACGAACAGCAGGTGGCTGCTGAGCGCACCGCACAGGCTGGCGTAGCGGCAGCCAGAGCTAAAATTGTCAGCCTGGAAGTGCAGTTGGGCGATGCTGGTGAGACAAACCTGCGTTTGCGTCAAGCAGATAATGCGCTCTCGCAGGCACAGTTGGATCTTGCCCATACCCAGGTGCGCGCCGCGCAAGCCGGGCGAGTTGCCAATCTGCAGCTAGGTGTAGGTGACTTCGTTCAGGCGGGGCAGCCAGCGGTAGCGGTAGTGGCGGATGGGATAGATATCATTGCTGATTTTCGTGAAAAAAGCCTGCGCCATGTGGCTCCCAGCGATGCCGCGCAAGTGGTGTTTGATGCCTGGCCGGGTCAGGTATTTGATGCGCAAGTGCTTGCCATGGAGGCCGGTGTTCTCGAAGGGCAGTTGGCCGCCAATGGTCAGCTCGCCGATATTTCCACCACCGACCGCTGGGTACGCGATGCCCAGCGTATGCGCGTACACCTAGCGCTTACCCAGCCAATCGTGAATTTATTACCCAGCGGTGCACGCGCCACGGTGCAGCTTCAGCCCGGTGATACTGCCTTGGCGAAGCCATTTGTGTGGTTACAGGCCCATCTGATCAGTTGGCTGCACTATGTTTATTAA